In the Callospermophilus lateralis isolate mCalLat2 chromosome 7, mCalLat2.hap1, whole genome shotgun sequence genome, GAAAGATGTGACAAAAacaattaaaggaggaaaagtttatttggggatcatggtctcagaggtctcagtccacagacagctgaCTCCCTGCTCTGGGCAGAAGggcgtggaggaggaaagcagctcaggacctgGAACCAGGAAGCagcgagagctctgctcaccagggaagaAATATAACTCCCAAAGGCACGCTCCTGtgacctgcctcctccagccacacctagctgcctacagttaccacccagctgATCCATTCCGGTGAATTgatgcactgattaggtcacgGCTGtcagaacccaatcatttcacctctaaactttctttactgtctgacacatgagcttttggggggtacCTCATATCTAACCATACGTTCCTGTTCCACAGACCAAAACTGAGGCCCAGGACTGTGTGTGAACACTCCTCGTGAACGAAAAAGGGCCTGGGAGGGCCCTGCTGGAGAAGTCAGCGGCCAGCCCAGGATGCCCTTGTGCAATGTCATCAGTGCATTTCACCTTGGTGGGAAGATGGGAAAGACACCTGGCTTGAAGGCTGAGGTCATCCCCTGCTGAAGCCCAGGAAGCAGATGTCAGAGTCGGGAGGACAGGACTGGACTTCAGTCACTTCTGCCCCATGCCTATGGCTGCCTTTGCTGAATTCCACAAGGTTTTGTACCTCCCTGCCATCAGTCCTAGGAGCCAAGAGAGAGTTGATGGGGTACCTAAGggaggaagcaatggcagatgtcCTCTGCCCTGCAACAGCTCTTGTCCCCACCCCATTCCATAACCTGGAACCCAGAGCAACAGACAGGACTCCCAGTCCTGAAGCCGGCCTTCGGGCATGGAAAACTGATTTAGGATGTGGCAAGGGTGCCCATTCTGTTTTCTCACTTTCTCTTTCCTTTGAGAGCCCACATTAGGACCTTCCTACTCTTTTCCTGTGCACTGAGGCCCACATTTTGAGTTGGTTCACTCTTTGGAGGAATATTCCCTAAACCCCAAAAATTCTACAAGATTTAAAAAGAGCAGATGGACTGGCAGCGCCACCTGCTGGCTGCCCTGGGCTCGGTCCCTTGTGAGGAGACAGAGACCTGGGGTGCACTATTGCATGCACTAGTGCACCAAaacaaataaggaaactgaggattAGATGCACCATTCAATAGTGGAGCCAAGATCTGGGACTTAAAATCAGGGGTGCCCTTAAGCCCGATCTCCCTGGGAACAGACACTTGGATACTGTTTCTGGTCCTAGAGGACCAGAATTCCCTCCTTGAGACTGGGATTTTCAACTCATCGTGCCCCTAAGAGAATCAGGAAAATGTATTCCTGTGCAGGGACTGGTTGGTGAAGGGTGCCCAGAGTGGGCCACACCTCATACACCTACCCTAAAACTGAGCTCATGAATCAAGGAAACAAGACCCCCCCCCGTGGACCTGCGGACTAGAACGGCCTTGGACCAACAAAGAAATGCATTTCAATCTGTTGCATGAGAGTTGGCCAGAAACTTGTGGACTCGCTGAGTGTTCTCCTGAGCCACGCTGTCCCCCTGTTCCCGTCCCTCCGGTCCCTCCCGTCGTGCCCCGCCCCTTCCTCCCAGCTTGTCCCCGCCCCTCCCACTCGTCCCTCCCGCGTTCCCGCCCCTCACGTTGTGCCCCGCCCCTCTCTGCCCGGCCATCTGCCCTCTCCCGGACTCGTCTTCCTCTCTCTCCGACCCCCGGACCCCCAGCAGGCCGCCCAGACACGAGGTTCCTCTGCGGCCTGTGGCGGCGCCAACCCCGCTGGCGTGCTGGCGTGTGACCTTAGCACGCGCCTAGGTCCATCCGTCCCTTCCCGAGAGCAGAGCGGCTGGGAAGAGTCAGGAGTCCGGGTGGGCGCTGGCGGCTGACGGTCACCGTCGTCCCAGGGCTCCCCAGCGCACGTTCCGCGAGCCCAGCTCAGTTAGCCAGAGGCTCCGGGCAGTGGTGGGTGTCCGCCGCCCATCCTAGGGCCCGCGCGCCTCGAGCTCTCACCCTGCCTCTGGTCTCGCCCCCGGCACGCTTCTCCGCAGGCCCCGCCTCCCGCCCGCCCCGGCCCCGCCCCGCTCTGCGTTCTCCGTCTAGTCCTTGTCAAGTTCTCCGCAGGCCCCGCCTCCCGCCCGCCCCGGCCCCGCCCCGCTCTGCGTTCTCCGTCTAGTCCCTGTGAAGTTCTCCGCAGGCCCCGCCTCCCGCCCGCCCCGGCCCCGCCCCGCTGCGCGCTCGGTCTAGTCCCTGTCAAGTTCTCCGCAGGCCCCGCCTCCCGCCCGCCCCGTCCCCGCCCCGCTGCGCGCTCGGTCTAGTCCCTGTCAAGTTCTCCGCAGGCCCCGCCTCCCGCCCGCCCCGGCCCCGCCCCGCTGCGCGCTCGGTCTAGTCCCTGTCAAGTTCTCCGCAGGCCCCGCCTCCCGCCCGCCCCGGCCCCGCCCCGCTGCGCGCTCGGTCTAGTCCCTGTCAAGTTCTCCGCAGGCCCCGCCTCCCGCCCGCCCCGTCCCCGCCCCGCTGCGCGCTCGGTCTAGTCCCTGTCAAGTTCTCCGCAGGCCCCGCCTCCCGCCCACCCCGGCCCCGCCCCGCTGCGCGCTCGGTCTAGTCCCTGTCAAGTTCTCCACAAGCAACGCCCTTGTCCGAGTGACGCACAAGGCCTGCGCCGCACGACGAGCCCCCGTCGTGCACCATCAGGCCACGCCCACGGGGGTAGCGTGCGGTGCGAGGTCGCGAAGTTAGGGCCATGGCGCGGGTTGCCGCCCCCCCCGAGGTGATCCGCGCAGCGCAGAAGGACGAGTACTACCGCGGCGGCCTGCGGAGCGCGGCGGGCGGCGCCCTGCACAGCCTGGCGGGTGAGCGCCCGGGAGGACGCGACGGGAGAGGCCGGCGCCACCGCGGCTCGGCCCCAGGCCCTGGCGGCAGGGCGCTGCTCCCCCCGGGCCGCAGCGGGCACCCCGCCCTGGAGACCGGGTCGGCGGCCGCGAGAGGGTGACGGTCAGAATAGGCCGTTTGGACGTGGCGTGTTTATTTGTCAAACACTTTGTCGTACTCTGTGCCGGGCGCTGTTCTCCGTGCTTGTCCAAAGGTCACCCGTTTACTCTAGAAACGTCCCCACAGATCGGACCTGTGGGCGTCACTCTCGCGACAGGCGGGCAAGGGGAGGTCCAGATCGCTCGGCCAGGCAGCTGGAGAGCGAGGCGTGACCGCGCAGGCGGCCTCCAGCCTGTGGCCCAGCGCTGCCTGGACTGGGGCCTTGGGGCGGCGGGCCCTGGAGCGGGCGACAGCTGCAGCGGGTACTTCCAGGAGGGGTCTGTGCCGCAGGCCCaggcaggaggaggaagagcCAAGGGAGGCCAGAAGAGAAGGGTGGTTGAGGGCTTTCTCAGCTTGCAGGAAGGGGAGGAACTTGATCTGGCACTGAGCACCTGGGGAAGTTTGTGGGCCCTCACCCTTAAAGGACCCCACCACTTCCCCAGGAATGATGTGTTTTTCTCTTCTCAGGTGCAAAGAAGTGGTTGGAGTGGAGAAAAGAGATCGAGCTGCTGTCAGACATAGCCTACTTTGGCCTCACCACACTTGCAGGTACCACCCTCAGCAGGCCTTTGGCACTGAGGGATCCACAACCCACCCAAGTCAAAGTCAAAGGATGGGGATGGAATGGGGGCTTCCAGGTAGAGTGAGAAGCTCCTGAAACTAGCCCACATGCAGTCCCAGGAAGGAAGGGACCACAGACCAGAGGAGGAGCTGCCCAGGACTCCCCAGAGCCCAGGGCTCAACCCCCAGCCAGGGGCCTTGCCCTCCATCATTTTTGTCCCTGGAGACCTTCTTCCAGGACTTTGCCCAAGGTGGTGGTTTTTTCAGTGGCTACCTTGGTGACACAAGTGGGTCACAGTGGTCACTCGAGTCCCAGGGGTGCTAGCAGTAATCTCTGATGGGGGAGTGAGAAGGTCAAGCGTGATGGTCATCCTTACAAAGATCTGATAGGCCCTGAGGATTGCCAATTCCATTTTGGGACCCAGCAAAGATCACTGAACACACGCTAAATGCCAGCCAGTTGTAAAGAAGGGGGCCACCCAGGGGTGTCCTGCCACCCTGGAATGCTCTGGTTGCTTATAAACACCACATAACTGCATTGTGTAGTATTGTGGGAGGTGATGAGCTCTTTAGGGGAAAGGGCAGTTTTGAGAAAGAGCATTTCCCAGGGCCAAGAAGACCCTGATAAGGAGGCCTCCTTAGAAGGCTGGGGATGCCCCTGAGAGACAGTAGTTTTGTGATCTTTTAGCTTTTCCTCTGAAAGGTAGGGATGTTGCAAGGACATGGGAAGGGAGAGGTCAGGCAGAGGTAGAAGCAGGGAGACACACAGGAAGAGATGTCAAGGATGCACTATGGGCTTGACCTCAAGAATAGGAGGGCCAGCATGGTTTTCCATGGAGACAGGGAGTGGGGAGCAGGCTTTCCCAGGTGGTCTGGAAGCTGCCTGTTGGTTAGCAGTGAATTAGGGATGATATCTGCTAGGCAGCTGACCTGGAAGCCGGGTATTTGGGAGTGAGCCAGGTCTGGGTTTGCACTGGAGTATTTGGGAGGTAGGGAGCAACAAGACTGAGTCCTACTGCATGGGCAGGGAGTAGAGGGGCAGCAGGGGAGAAAAGGGGAACAAGCACAGGCTCTGAAGAGGACCAGAACCTGGGGAACAGGGAGCACAGgtgtgttagcttttcattgctgcaACAAAAGCAGAAATGTCCAACTTGAAGGAGGaaaggcttattttggctcacttGGCCCCGTTGCTTTGGGCCTCTAGGCAGGCAGAGCACCGTGGTGGAGAGCATGTAAAGGAGCAGAGCTGTTAGACATGTAGCCGCCAGGAAGCAGAGCAGAGAATAGAGGAAGAGGCCAAGGAATATCCTTAGTGACCTGCCTCCTCCAGCTAGGCCCCAGCTCCTAGTAGCCCACTCAGCTATAAACTTACCAGTGGGTTAGTGCCTCAGTTGCTTCCCAAAAGCCCTATCGCTACATtggggaccaaaccttcaacATATAAATCTGGGGGACTTTCCAGATCCCAATCATAACAGGCCAGATCCCAGGAGCTGAGGGCAGCCTGAGTGTCCCTGAGGTCATAAGGAGGTCATGTTGGCCATGCCCAGGGTTCAGGGAGACATTCTGAAGGGGATGAGTTAAAGGGTAACAGGTGGGACTATGGACTGATGCTCAGGTACAGAAGCTGAGGACAGGCTGACCACAGGAGCCTGTCCCTGCATCAGTGCACACCTGTCCTTGTCCTTCTAGGCTACCAGACGCTTGGGGAGGAGTATGTGGGCATCATCCAGGTGGACCCATCCCAGCGGCATGTGCCCTCCAGGCTCCGCCGTTGTATGCTGGTCACACTTCATGCAGTCCTGCCCTACCTGCTGGACAAGGCCCTGCTGCCCCTGGAGCAGGAGTTGCAGGCTGAAGGTGACAGCATGCGGCCCTCACAGGGTAGCCTGGTGCCCAGTGGGCGTGGCCGGTCAGGGACACGACGATGGGTTCGTCGCCACATGGCTACCCTGACCGAGCAACAGAGGAGGACACTTCAGCGGGCCACCTTCATCCTTAGACAGGGCCTCGCCTGCCTCCATCGCCTCCACATAGCCTGGTTTTATATCCATGGCATCTTCTACCACCTGGCCAAGAGGCTCACAGGGATCACTTATGTAAGTAGAAGAGCCAAGGGCCCCACCTGGACACCTAGACCACTGCTGCAGGGTCTGTGCTAGTGGTCTATGTGATAATGTCATCAGTCAAGTGCTGCAGTCTGAGGTGGGAACGAGACCTCTACTTGGAAAACCAGTTTTTATTCAGTTacattttgctgaaagacctgggGAAGTCCCAACTTCCATGCACTCCAAGGGTAGGGCAAGTCTTTTTTCCTGTGCAGGGCTGCCAGGAGGTGGGGTAGGTCACTAAACACAGAGACCTTGGTCCAGCCTTGGGGCAGATCTGCAGCACGGTCTGGACAGCGGCTGTGCACATCTTATTGCTTTGGGGAGGGAGCAAGTGGTCCCAGTCAGTGCCGAGTGCAGGCTCCAGCCCAGTTCCCAGGGCCCCACTCACACTGTTCTGCAGTCCTGGCACAGGGGCAGTGTCTTGGGTCTTGGTCCAGGGATGTTTCTCCAACAGTTGATCATGTAGAAGCATCTCTGCCAGGCCTCCCTCATCTGCATTTACTGATCGTCTGCTGCTCCTGACAGCCACCCCAACTCTTCCTATCCTGGCTCTCCACTGGCACCCATGGAGCATCTCTCTGCCCCCAGCCTTGGTGCCCTCCCTCCTGGGCTACAATGCTACCTGAGTTTTCAGAAGGGAGGTCATGTTGGCCATGCCCAGGGTTCAGGGTGACATCCTGAAGGGGATGAGTTAAAGGGTGACAGGTGGGACTGGTGGACTGGTCTTGGTCCAGGGAGGAATAGTAGGACCCCAGTACTCTCTTTGGCCACTGCACTGCTGCCTTGAGCCCCTCCCAGGTCCCTCTCAATCTTGCCTGCCCCACCCCACATGAAAGCAGGTCACCAGGATCAGTTGCAGAGTTGTGGTGGGGTCTCAATGTTCAGTGCACCCAGACCTGAAGGTATGTAGTAGGTCCTCACGCCTTGCAGGATCTGGGTAGTTTGCTGAGTGGCTGTTCTCCCCCCTCCAGGGCCACTGTTGGCCAGGCACCGGGCAGGCATGGGGCTCCTCTTCATAAGGGCAGCGGGGCCAGGATGGCCTTGGGGTCTGCCACCTCTATATGTGCTCCCACTCTGGCCCAAGATGCCTATCTGGCTGAATTGACTTGTCTCCACTTTAGGGCCAATGGGCTTTTTCTTCAGGTAACATGGCCATAAGTTACATTACTAGGTACAGGAGAGACTGGGAGTGTGTGTAGGGTCAGAGAGCCATATACCTTGCTAAAATAGGGACATGTCTGTCCCTGTAACAGTGCAGCTGGTGAGGAATGTCCACATGTCCGGCTCCATGTCCCCTCAGCTTCTCTTTGGCCCTTTTCCAGTTAGTCCCTTTTCTCCCCAAAAGGCGGTTACTGGATGACCGCAGAATCTTCACCCACTCCCCTGTCCTGTCCAGCCTCAGGCTCACCCCAATTATGCTGAGGATGGCCAGCAGTCATTCTCCTGCCTAGGGCCTCTTCCCGAGTCTCCCCAAACCCACCCCCAGGCCTGGTCTCATTCTTTGGGCACTCCCAGCACCCTGGGAGGCCTGGGCCTGACAGAACAGGGGCTCTCTCGCAGATTTGGAGTCAGGTCCCCTTCAGGGTGCTGATGGCTCTGGGGCCACCTACCTTGACAGCTGCGGATCCACCACCTGTCAGGAGAGGACCCACGGGCTCGTGCAAGCTACCGGCTGCTGGGGATCGTCTCCCTGCTGCACCTGGCACTCTCCGTGGGGCTGCAGCTGTACGGCTTCAGGCAGAGGCGGCGAGCCAGGAAGGAGTGGAGGCTGCACCGCAATCTGTCCCACCGCAGGTGCGCAAGGGCTATTGGGGTGCTTGGGGATACCGCAAGAACTGGACAGCACTCTGACCTCGACTGCCCTGCCCTCCCCAGGAGCTCCCTGGAAGACAGAGCCGTTTCCCACGCACCACTGTGCACCCTGTGCCTGGAGGAGCGCAGGCACGCGACAGCCACTCCCTGTGGCCACCTTTTCTGCTGGGAGTGCATCACTGAGTGGTGCAGCACCAAGGTGTGTGGCCAGCCCGAGCCCTTCTAAACGTCCCTCTGTCTGGGGTGGAGGGTGGCCTCTTCTAAAAGTGCCCAGGTCAGTTAGGCGTGGAGCCGTGTTTAGGTAGAAGTGCATGTGTTCACCTGCCCAGTCTTGGCTGAGACCTTGAGCAGAAGGCATGTGGTGAGCACAAGGCCCAGGCCATACTGCCCTCACCCTGCCCTGCCAGGCTGCACCCACCAGGGCATCCTTGTGTCCATGCTGGACTCCACTTCTAGCAGGACAGGCACTGAGTGGCAGAGTGCACATGCTGCATCCCCTAGGCAGCGGGACACTTCCCTTGCCGGGAGGGACTACAGAGTTGGCTCTAGCCAGAGAGCTCTTAGGGAGGGCGCCCTGGACATCATGGAGCAGGACAAGGACAGGAGAACTCATTCTTCTGGAAACACGCCCAAGAGACTCAGTAATGCCAGCGGGATGGGCGTTTCTGAGAGCCCAGTGTACCATGTGGAACTCGTGCACAGCAGTGCAGAGGGAGCCCTGTCCCAGCGGGTAGGACCAAGGTGCGTCCAGAATGGGATCTGGTGGGAAGACCTAAAAGAAAGGGTTCAGAGCAGTTCATGTGGCCCAACATCTGTCTTCCTGACGAAGCCTGAAGCCCTCCACAGCTGCCTGCCCAAGCACTGCTGGGCAGATACAATGAAGCTCGGGCAGCAGAATAAGCCCAACAGGAAGGTCCCCAGCACCAGTGGTCCACAGGTGCAGAGGGTGAATGAGGAGCCCCTTGTGTGGTATCCTGAGTGTCCAGGGGCACAGCTGCTGTGGGCCAGAACTGACCATGCCTAGCACCACCACCCTGTCAGAACTGGGGAAGGCTGTTCCATGGTCCTGAGCTGCAGATCATGGGTTCAGCAGGAAGGGGGCAGCCCGTGTGTTGTCAGTGACCCTGCCATCCCCCACAGGCGCAGTGTCCCCTCTGCAGGGAGAAGTTCCCTCCCCAGAAACTGGTCTACCTGAGGCACTACCGCTGACTGTCACCAAACACCCCAGAAAGTGGATGGAGGAACCTCAAGAAGCTTATTCTCGAGATTCACTTGGTTGTACAGAAATTATAGAACCCTTTGCACTGTGTTGCCACATAAAGCTACAACTCCCACCACCAGGCTAGAGGACAAAAAGCTGGTGCTGACGAGGATGACCAGCCTGGCACTATAAGGGCTGCTTTGGCAGGTGGCTGTGGCCCACCAAGGGAGGGGCCAAAGCCCCAGGTTTGGCTCAGCTTAGGGCTTCTTCAGAGGTCCCTCGTTTGGACAAGGTCTCAGgattccctcccttccccagccacacagttgagAACTAATTTCAAAAGTTGTCCAGAAAGAATTTTATTCACTCTGTTGAGCAGAGGACTCTCAGGAGGCAGGAGCTGAGCATCAAGTGGGGAGTGGGCAGTGTGCTCCAGCTGGGTGGTCACAGAGGCCCCCAGCATCCAGGCCAGGCAAGCCCATCTATAGGACTGGGTGTCAAGACCACACAGTAACCAAAAGTCAGTACCTCTGACTAAATATTTGGCACATATTTTTAATTCATGGCGTTTGCTTCCCATTTTTGGCTTTAGCACAAATGGGAAGGAGTCTCCCCAACTGCAGGAGCAGAGCCAGCTTGAGTGAAATTTCCTGTTGTTTTCTTCACATCTTAACTTGCTTCTGCTCTTAGGCTCCTCTGGGGAGCCTAGGTGAGCCAgtgccccacacacacacacacaccaaaggcCCAGGTGGGCAAGCACGCTGCTGTGGCAGCCCCCTCAGCTTGTCCCCAGCCTGCTTCCTGCCTCTATATGATATTTCCAGGGTTTCAAACTTAACTGGTGTCAGAGACAACTTGCAACTTTTAAGAAACTAATTCCACAGAAATGTTGGTCCATGGAGAACAAAGGATTGACCTGGAAGAATCTCATAAAATGTGTAGAGCTGCCCCCGGCAGGACCTCTGGGTTGTGTGGAATGTGGGGCTGAGGCCAGCCAGCAACACTGGCTTTGCTGTGCAGCTGTTCCTAGTGAGCAGGGCCAGCAAACAGCAACAGGCAACTGCCTGCCCTAGGCTGGGAGGAGCACTGGGGATGGGTCCAGGGCTGctggcagcagaagcctccacagcccctGCAGGGGGCCCGAAGCACAGCTCTGCACAACCATGCTCAACCCTGGACAGATGCACActgagttcccatcacaggcaGAGTTTGACAATCCCAGGTGCTGCCTGTACtgccagctactagggaggctgaggaaagtctgatgtcagccttggcaacttagactgtgtggcagagagaaaaaaatttacaGGGATCTTGGAGGGTGTGGCTCAGGTACATCACTTGCTTAACAGgctcaaggccctggattcaatccccagaaccacacacacatacaaaaagtgAACTTTCAGGTACACAGAAGGACTTATATATGACCTCTCAGAGGAGCTCAACTTGAGATCAGAAGTCAACAAAAGACGTCCAGACCATTGGCTCAGTGTCTGAAACCCTGTGTGTGCATGGGAAACCCTGCTGCCAAGGCACCAGAGGGCCAGAGCACTTGTGCCCCCTGCATGGGTGTCTCTTGGCTACCGGCAAAGACTGTTCCCCTCCCGGGGCGGCTGAGAGCAAGCTGGGCCTTGGTGCAAGGACTAGTGCTTTAGATATAGACTATGCAAGCAAAGGACACTGTCTTTAATAAAACTGGAATTAAAAAGTCACTTAGTAAAATGtttaagagtatttttttttatcatattaAAAAAGTTGACATGCGGTAGGTTCTATTTCCCTTGTAGAAAATGAAAAGCTGTTATGTTAAACTCACAAACCTGGCCTGCTGACCAGTTTTGGTGTTTCCTTACAGGGGCTGAAAACATTTagtcaaaagcaaaacaaactctTCATACGTATCAAAGAAATGTGTCAAAATAATCTCaaacaattaaaatataatatgttTATAATTCCAGACCCTCAGAAGCAATCATGGTAGTTAAGAACAAAGTTTTGAGTCATCGTGATAGAGGCCAGCTTGAAAACACCTCCAGTGAGGTGAGGTTTGGAAACTGGCATGAGAACCCCAGAGTTACTTGAAATCAATCACCTGTGCAGCATTACGTTCTCTGGCACGCAGGAATCGGGTTGGCATGGTCCCTCCGGCCTCACTGTGGCTGGGAAACAGCCCCACGCAGAGCAGCCAGCTCCTCTTGTAGCCTCGCTCCTGTCCTCCCTCCCACCCCTTGCTCCTGCGGCTGCTGCCCGCCTGGCCTCTTGAGCCTGCGGTTAATACAATGCCGTCCTTTGAAACATGTGGACACCACTGAAATAGAAATCAATGCAATCTGGTTTAAATGCCAGTTTCTTCAAGAACCTATATTTCGGTTACAAATCATTGAGgctcctttttaaaaagaaaattcaaatccCTTGTAATCAACTACTTTATGTGAAGAAAAAGGCATTGTTACAATGGCTCAAAACCGTCTTGAACACGTGTGCCAGATTCAGTCCAGCTTCTAACTAGCAAACGTCTTGCCCACGTCCTCCTTCCCTTTGTATCTCCTCTTTCCATGTGTGAATGGTATGTACCGGTATTTAATCATGTGCTGggaaaacaaacacaaacaagCTTGAGTTACTTCACAACTGTCCCCCGAGGGGCCACACTTCCCCTAATCTCAACAGCCAAAGGTGCCCCTCAGTCTTCTCTACATGTCACAAGTCATGAAAACTGCCAAAGCCCAGCGGACCTGTCCGAGCCCTACCTGAA is a window encoding:
- the Pex10 gene encoding peroxisome biogenesis factor 10 — encoded protein: MARVAAPPEVIRAAQKDEYYRGGLRSAAGGALHSLAGAKKWLEWRKEIELLSDIAYFGLTTLAGYQTLGEEYVGIIQVDPSQRHVPSRLRRCMLVTLHAVLPYLLDKALLPLEQELQAEGDSMRPSQGSLVPSGRGRSGTRRWVRRHMATLTEQQRRTLQRATFILRQGLACLHRLHIAWFYIHGIFYHLAKRLTGITYLRIHHLSGEDPRARASYRLLGIVSLLHLALSVGLQLYGFRQRRRARKEWRLHRNLSHRRSSLEDRAVSHAPLCTLCLEERRHATATPCGHLFCWECITEWCSTKAQCPLCREKFPPQKLVYLRHYR